One Natrinema halophilum genomic window carries:
- a CDS encoding serine hydrolase domain-containing protein — MSDSPMDSVSRRDVLGGLAVSAAVFSTPVTASTDTTSRAVAQPETGPLTDPNAFESFLDGLVRAQLDAHEIPGATVAVVDGNSEFAKGYGVSDSRSETPVRADETLFRIGSVSKLLTWTAVMQGVERGRLDLDADVNQYLNEIDVPGTDEQPVTLDHLGTQTPGFEDRVHGTFVLDETDLQPLEQALVEEQPARVRPPGQFTAYSNYGAGLSGHIAATTAGMSFENYVAAEIFDPLSMNRSTFAQPVPDGLRADLAKGYTATEDGFREGDFEFVGMAPTGAMSATAADMARFVRVHLQGGTIDDDRILEPETIAEMHRRRFTNDERVNGMCFGFYEMSRHGVRVIGHAGDTQLFHSLLFLVPERDVGVFVSYNSRGGSNAREEFIDEFIERYFDTEDPSVAVPDSIPTRGTDLEGTYRTLRVPSTTSEKFIGVTESVSVSLDDHGRLVTTHGEETKRWGEAEPLYFHEIDGPDQLAFRETEGHITHLFLGSRPASAYERLPIREQPRVHGAIVAFCVVVFMTAAVGWSGAASWRWYRGAKRSRVDSPLRFAQWTGGIAGTCFLLFIIGFAGALAMRPTAFLSGDRLLFRLLTIPSLVGAVASVLTVVFAGIAIRNREWGCWTRVHYTVVALAAIVFTWLLWYWNLLWYQL, encoded by the coding sequence GTGAGCGACAGTCCAATGGACTCCGTTTCGCGCCGGGACGTTCTGGGTGGACTCGCGGTCAGTGCTGCCGTCTTCTCGACACCCGTAACTGCTAGCACGGATACTACGAGTAGGGCCGTTGCCCAGCCTGAAACAGGGCCGCTCACCGATCCGAACGCTTTCGAGTCGTTTCTCGATGGTCTCGTACGTGCGCAACTGGACGCTCACGAGATTCCAGGGGCGACAGTCGCTGTCGTCGATGGCAATTCGGAGTTTGCAAAGGGATACGGCGTCAGTGACAGTCGTTCAGAGACACCGGTTCGTGCCGATGAAACGCTCTTTCGTATCGGTTCGGTGTCGAAACTGCTCACCTGGACAGCCGTGATGCAGGGCGTCGAACGTGGGCGGCTCGATCTCGACGCCGATGTAAACCAGTATCTCAATGAAATCGACGTTCCCGGGACGGACGAGCAACCGGTCACACTCGACCATCTCGGGACGCAGACACCCGGGTTCGAGGATCGGGTCCACGGGACGTTCGTCTTAGACGAAACCGACCTCCAACCACTGGAGCAGGCCCTTGTCGAAGAGCAACCTGCTCGCGTCCGTCCACCGGGACAATTTACTGCATACTCGAACTACGGCGCTGGCCTCTCCGGTCACATCGCGGCAACCACCGCTGGGATGTCGTTCGAGAACTACGTTGCCGCGGAAATTTTTGATCCGCTCTCCATGAATCGGAGCACGTTCGCCCAGCCGGTTCCAGACGGTCTCCGGGCAGATCTTGCAAAGGGATACACAGCCACAGAGGACGGGTTCCGAGAAGGCGACTTCGAATTCGTTGGTATGGCGCCTACAGGTGCAATGAGTGCGACCGCGGCCGACATGGCACGATTCGTCCGGGTACATCTTCAGGGCGGAACAATCGATGATGATCGGATACTCGAACCGGAAACGATCGCGGAGATGCACCGCCGTCGGTTCACCAACGACGAACGAGTGAACGGAATGTGCTTCGGTTTCTATGAGATGAGTCGTCACGGTGTCCGGGTGATTGGTCACGCCGGGGATACACAATTGTTTCACAGCCTCCTCTTTCTTGTTCCCGAACGCGACGTGGGGGTGTTCGTTTCGTACAACAGTAGAGGCGGGAGCAATGCCAGAGAGGAGTTCATAGACGAATTTATAGAGCGGTACTTTGACACGGAAGATCCGTCGGTGGCGGTTCCGGATAGCATACCAACGCGAGGAACCGACCTCGAAGGGACGTACAGAACACTCAGGGTTCCGTCTACGACCTCAGAGAAGTTCATCGGCGTCACCGAGTCCGTCTCCGTCTCTCTCGACGATCACGGACGGCTGGTAACGACACACGGCGAGGAGACGAAGCGATGGGGTGAAGCGGAACCTCTCTACTTCCATGAAATCGACGGTCCCGACCAACTCGCTTTTCGTGAAACCGAGGGACACATCACACACCTGTTTCTCGGGAGTCGTCCAGCGTCAGCGTACGAACGACTTCCGATACGAGAACAACCACGGGTTCACGGTGCGATCGTTGCTTTCTGTGTGGTGGTCTTCATGACGGCCGCTGTTGGATGGTCGGGAGCAGCCAGTTGGCGCTGGTATCGTGGTGCGAAACGATCCAGGGTGGACTCCCCACTCCGATTTGCACAGTGGACAGGCGGCATAGCTGGTACCTGTTTCCTCCTGTTTATCATCGGTTTCGCAGGAGCGCTGGCGATGCGACCGACTGCGTTTCTGTCCGGTGACCGGCTACTGTTTCGGCTCCTCACGATCCCCTCACTTGTCGGGGCAGTAGCGAGCGTTTTGACGGTGGTATTCGCCGGTATCGCCATACGGAACCGGGAATGGGGATGCTGGACGCGGGTTCACTACACAGTGGTCGCGCTCGCTGCAATCGTGTTTACATGGCTGCTCTGGTACTGGAATCTTCTCTGGTACCAGCTGTGA
- a CDS encoding YgaP family membrane protein, producing MEKNVGGTDRTIRITVGLVLVVTMIATIAFGDPLGEPTQGIVAAVLLLVAFVLLGTAGAEKCPANRALGRNTYDERSPEDRP from the coding sequence ATGGAGAAGAACGTCGGCGGAACGGATCGAACGATTCGAATCACTGTCGGCCTCGTTCTAGTCGTAACGATGATAGCGACGATTGCCTTCGGAGACCCACTCGGCGAACCTACGCAAGGAATCGTTGCCGCCGTCCTGCTACTCGTCGCCTTCGTACTGTTGGGGACAGCGGGTGCTGAAAAGTGTCCGGCGAACCGTGCACTGGGTCGGAACACCTACGACGAACGTAGTCCCGAAGACCGACCGTGA
- a CDS encoding CPBP family intramembrane glutamic endopeptidase, producing the protein MSSQIPWIEAHPVAAFFVGAYAYTWIVSAPAVFMEASWTAWILVVIGSFGPPVSAAMVTWLRGDDVRAWARQIVHWRVGWPWWVAAFGLPVAIVAVTTVVLMAIGGPVDLDHPLQSPVLIPIIFLFGLTVSGGLNEEPGWRGFAQPYLNDRYSALTASLIIGVVWAVWHLPYFLIPVTPHSGFTIANQVGWFAGIILLSVILGWAYNNTGSVLIVMVLHAMVNTADVLLPLAPDVLVVDGVIDETAVATVTATQLGVQLLVALAIVAYFGRESLARGEIPGIAQLRGENR; encoded by the coding sequence ATGAGCAGTCAGATACCATGGATCGAAGCGCATCCAGTCGCAGCGTTCTTCGTCGGCGCATACGCCTACACGTGGATTGTTTCGGCACCGGCCGTGTTCATGGAAGCGAGCTGGACCGCTTGGATTCTCGTCGTCATTGGCAGTTTCGGGCCACCGGTGAGCGCAGCAATGGTAACGTGGTTGCGGGGCGACGACGTCAGGGCCTGGGCACGCCAGATCGTTCACTGGCGAGTCGGCTGGCCCTGGTGGGTCGCCGCCTTTGGGCTACCGGTTGCTATCGTCGCGGTCACCACAGTCGTTCTCATGGCTATCGGCGGTCCGGTCGATCTCGATCACCCCCTCCAGTCACCCGTTCTTATCCCCATTATCTTCCTCTTCGGACTCACGGTCAGCGGTGGGTTGAATGAGGAACCAGGGTGGCGAGGGTTTGCACAACCTTATCTGAACGATCGGTACAGTGCGCTGACGGCGAGTCTCATCATCGGCGTGGTCTGGGCTGTCTGGCATCTCCCATACTTTCTCATTCCCGTCACACCCCACTCCGGATTCACGATCGCAAATCAGGTCGGGTGGTTTGCTGGTATCATCCTGTTGTCGGTTATTCTTGGATGGGCCTACAATAACACGGGCAGCGTGCTTATCGTGATGGTCCTCCACGCCATGGTGAACACCGCTGACGTGCTCCTCCCACTGGCACCGGATGTACTCGTCGTCGATGGCGTCATCGATGAGACCGCCGTCGCAACAGTCACGGCAACACAACTGGGGGTCCAACTACTCGTCGCCCTCGCTATTGTGGCGTACTTCGGTCGGGAATCTCTCGCTCGCGGTGAGATACCGGGCATAGCACAACTCAGAGGAGAGAACCGATGA
- a CDS encoding CPBP family intramembrane glutamic endopeptidase — translation MNEPSRFTIGTTTVSVANPWLFFGVTFLITWSFWLSAIVLEVSFSSAAGLVLLLTGLVGPGIAGIGFVYLVYDDRGRSDFWSRITQVRRIGSRWFLVLLLLPLAVTTVAAVVDLLLGGPGATWGEGVQEFGGNPLAILPALFFASLPPILEELGWRGYALDRLQLNWSALNASVILGAVWAVWHLPLFFIEGTFQREMVGFGTLGFWLFMVGTVALSVAFTWVYNHTSRSILGIILMHGWVNFVSETIEVADVIYYSHWVLLAVLLTAIWGAKTLTNAEEVPRPPLPLDR, via the coding sequence ATGAACGAACCATCACGGTTCACGATCGGTACGACGACCGTCTCTGTCGCAAACCCGTGGCTGTTCTTTGGCGTGACATTCCTCATAACGTGGAGCTTCTGGCTGTCGGCTATCGTCCTTGAGGTGAGCTTTTCCAGCGCTGCAGGGCTCGTGTTGCTACTAACGGGGCTCGTTGGCCCCGGGATTGCGGGCATCGGGTTCGTGTACCTCGTCTACGACGACCGCGGGCGATCGGATTTCTGGAGTCGCATCACGCAGGTTCGCCGAATCGGCAGCCGGTGGTTTCTGGTACTTCTTCTGCTCCCACTGGCCGTGACGACCGTAGCTGCAGTGGTAGATCTGCTATTGGGTGGTCCAGGCGCAACGTGGGGCGAAGGGGTACAGGAATTTGGCGGAAATCCACTTGCAATCCTGCCAGCGCTATTCTTTGCGTCGCTCCCGCCCATCCTCGAAGAGTTAGGATGGCGAGGCTATGCACTGGACCGGCTTCAGCTGAACTGGTCTGCGTTGAATGCCAGTGTGATCTTGGGAGCGGTGTGGGCGGTCTGGCACCTCCCGCTGTTCTTTATCGAAGGAACATTTCAGCGTGAGATGGTTGGATTCGGAACGCTGGGATTCTGGCTGTTCATGGTCGGGACTGTAGCCCTCTCGGTGGCGTTCACGTGGGTCTACAACCACACGTCGCGCAGCATTCTCGGCATCATCCTGATGCACGGGTGGGTCAATTTCGTCTCCGAAACGATCGAGGTTGCGGACGTAATCTATTACTCTCACTGGGTGCTGCTCGCAGTTCTGCTTACAGCAATCTGGGGAGCGAAGACCCTGACAAATGCTGAAGAAGTGCCACGACCACCGCTTCCTCTCGACCGATAG
- a CDS encoding GerW family sporulation protein yields the protein MNHRERLSAIGDRIQDHAGVTQVYGDPVEHDGKTIVPVAKVAYGFGGGYESEGREDVDTAGENRDAGEGGGMGGGVWATPIGVVEITNQETRFIPFGDTRKRAVVAGLCFVFGYVLGRK from the coding sequence ATGAACCATAGAGAACGACTCTCGGCAATCGGTGATCGAATTCAGGACCATGCGGGCGTCACCCAGGTGTACGGCGATCCCGTCGAACACGACGGGAAAACGATCGTTCCCGTCGCAAAGGTAGCGTATGGATTCGGGGGCGGATACGAATCGGAGGGCCGCGAGGACGTCGATACTGCAGGCGAGAACCGAGACGCCGGCGAGGGAGGCGGGATGGGCGGCGGTGTCTGGGCTACTCCGATCGGTGTCGTGGAAATAACGAACCAGGAGACCCGGTTCATACCGTTCGGTGACACACGCAAGCGTGCGGTAGTGGCTGGTCTGTGTTTCGTTTTCGGGTATGTACTCGGTCGGAAGTGA
- a CDS encoding DUF2071 domain-containing protein — protein sequence MVVSLFMGWRHGLFANRPVDPGLVEPHLPEHLILDTDDGQAWVSVELGVPRLGI from the coding sequence ATGGTCGTTTCGCTCTTTATGGGCTGGCGTCACGGTCTCTTCGCTAATCGGCCGGTCGATCCGGGCCTCGTTGAGCCACATCTGCCAGAACACCTGATACTCGACACCGACGATGGGCAGGCGTGGGTGTCGGTAGAACTCGGAGTCCCCCGACTGGGGATATGA
- a CDS encoding polymer-forming cytoskeletal protein codes for MNLELIPLLIIALLMISAGGADVETTEFVIEGDHEITEHRGALIVGDATVTVPADEAVSGPVYVIGGEFRVNGTIEGDVTQLSGSLVVEDGATIGGELQHISGSEELSTEATITERTTVAFESSEPGPIAAYTPFVLTTLILALGGTWLSRKHELLLDTVGAAAQDHPLISLTVGALLSVTFLSVFVFMAFTLILLPVSILGLLVGLVTVAYGIIALGYLAGQQLNTPRVGLATGFGVVVVMVVLQVIGAIPILGDLIAGGLLLTGLGAVILTYFGLQEFEPVSLPE; via the coding sequence ATGAATCTGGAACTCATCCCGCTTTTGATAATCGCGCTGCTCATGATTTCGGCGGGTGGAGCAGACGTCGAAACCACCGAATTCGTTATTGAGGGCGACCACGAGATAACCGAACACCGGGGCGCGTTGATCGTCGGGGATGCGACGGTCACGGTGCCGGCCGACGAAGCGGTGTCCGGTCCGGTCTACGTTATCGGCGGCGAGTTCCGGGTCAATGGAACAATCGAAGGTGACGTAACACAACTCTCCGGATCACTCGTCGTCGAGGACGGTGCAACGATTGGTGGAGAACTCCAGCACATTAGTGGGAGCGAAGAACTGTCCACCGAGGCAACCATTACCGAGCGGACCACTGTCGCGTTTGAATCCTCTGAACCCGGCCCGATCGCCGCGTATACGCCGTTCGTGCTGACGACGTTGATACTAGCGCTCGGAGGAACGTGGCTCTCCCGAAAACATGAACTACTGCTCGATACTGTCGGGGCAGCCGCGCAAGATCATCCACTGATCAGCCTCACCGTGGGCGCACTCCTCTCCGTAACGTTCCTCTCCGTGTTCGTCTTCATGGCGTTCACCCTGATCCTCCTCCCCGTGAGCATACTCGGTCTTCTGGTAGGATTGGTTACAGTTGCTTACGGAATCATCGCACTGGGATATCTGGCTGGTCAACAGTTGAACACCCCACGAGTCGGTCTGGCGACCGGTTTCGGAGTCGTTGTTGTCATGGTGGTCTTACAGGTAATCGGAGCGATTCCGATCCTCGGGGATCTGATCGCGGGTGGGCTTCTTCTGACCGGACTGGGGGCTGTCATACTGACGTACTTCGGACTCCAGGAGTTCGAACCGGTATCGCTTCCGGAGTGA
- a CDS encoding DUF7692 domain-containing protein: MRIRTDGDDAYRRDAIERAADFDDCNKTKAIVSACDDVPHFVQALHQVLERDDLTLEQRREIAETLSTRAVSVEVDTEIVTETE, encoded by the coding sequence GTGCGAATCCGAACTGACGGCGACGACGCGTATCGACGAGATGCGATCGAACGAGCCGCCGACTTCGACGACTGCAACAAGACGAAAGCTATTGTGAGTGCCTGTGACGACGTTCCCCACTTCGTACAGGCTCTTCACCAGGTCCTCGAGCGCGACGATCTTACGCTCGAGCAGCGTCGGGAGATCGCTGAGACGCTGTCGACGCGAGCGGTAAGCGTCGAGGTCGACACCGAGATCGTTACCGAGACCGAGTAG
- a CDS encoding DUF7351 domain-containing protein translates to MHASSRIRTRRSFDSCPFCDGTSAEATSNGQLATIDCLSCGNTVLRYDLRPGHVADRNSLQALKAADRQMRAEVSSALDGVCQRCGGSSILKFLSGSEAEPVAVLVVCDCQQCGTRLSAPIEIAFLRHPEVGSRYWDNSVQVTTTPIWEMLPALSD, encoded by the coding sequence ATACACGCTTCATCCAGAATTCGAACCCGTAGAAGTTTCGACTCATGCCCGTTTTGTGATGGAACGTCGGCAGAAGCGACGTCCAATGGACAACTCGCCACGATAGACTGTCTTTCGTGTGGAAATACAGTCCTGCGATACGATTTACGGCCTGGACACGTGGCGGACCGGAATTCCCTCCAGGCGTTGAAAGCAGCCGACCGACAGATGCGTGCAGAAGTCAGTTCAGCGCTTGACGGCGTCTGTCAACGTTGTGGCGGGTCTTCGATATTGAAATTCCTCTCGGGATCAGAAGCCGAACCTGTAGCGGTACTCGTCGTCTGTGATTGCCAGCAGTGTGGGACAAGACTTTCCGCACCAATAGAGATCGCATTTCTCCGCCACCCCGAGGTGGGTTCTCGGTACTGGGATAACAGTGTACAGGTAACGACTACGCCCATATGGGAAATGCTTCCAGCGCTCTCCGATTAG
- a CDS encoding MFS transporter, with protein sequence MKLFEFAREREWVPITGYLIYVSALTAGYYYNLTFVQLGLTDLGTQKIGMPPGDVSIVMAILALLTLVAAVVSGVLMDRRGWSTDLYVKFRLLFLIVLTQLILTVAAPHVSTIELFVLWVIVCSIALGVGIPVSFSFMLDFVPVRDRGYVAAVVAGLSFFVAALYPIEWRIDEFSLVMSAMMVPAVLVLAILSVKRFRFVDTLASQHERDAFGTGRFCRPISVRTASFAFWGPVLLMFGVFFIDSLGFLRIIETTLYIYTSWQSPDLSVRLFIAVLHVVGALAAGVIYTNFDRNWLFLWVFGLFAFTHLLYVFHIQFGAGDTPPLVLPMFYVLAVSFYTTLNFALWPDLSTPETIGTHTALGVGIAGWLATFLSTSLALYSEGIGLSLLSHLTYVNALALLFVVTLPVLLYVHRMVELARGGLTP encoded by the coding sequence ATGAAACTTTTCGAGTTCGCCCGTGAGCGCGAGTGGGTTCCCATCACTGGATATCTGATCTACGTATCTGCGCTCACGGCAGGGTACTATTACAACCTCACGTTCGTCCAACTGGGACTGACCGATCTCGGAACACAGAAGATCGGTATGCCCCCCGGAGACGTGTCGATAGTGATGGCCATACTTGCGCTGCTCACCCTCGTCGCAGCCGTCGTCAGCGGCGTCCTGATGGACCGGCGTGGATGGAGCACTGACCTGTACGTGAAGTTCCGGTTGCTCTTTCTGATTGTTCTCACTCAACTGATTCTGACGGTCGCTGCCCCACACGTGAGTACGATCGAATTGTTCGTGCTCTGGGTGATCGTCTGTTCGATTGCACTCGGCGTCGGAATTCCAGTGTCCTTCAGTTTCATGCTCGATTTCGTTCCTGTGAGGGACCGCGGATACGTCGCTGCCGTCGTGGCGGGATTGTCGTTCTTCGTCGCGGCCCTGTATCCGATCGAGTGGCGAATCGACGAGTTTAGTCTCGTCATGAGCGCGATGATGGTTCCAGCTGTCCTCGTTCTCGCCATTCTCTCAGTCAAGCGATTCCGATTCGTCGATACCCTCGCCAGTCAACACGAACGCGATGCGTTCGGAACTGGCCGATTCTGCCGACCGATATCGGTCCGAACGGCGAGTTTCGCATTCTGGGGCCCTGTTCTACTGATGTTCGGCGTCTTCTTCATCGATAGCCTGGGCTTTCTCCGGATTATCGAGACGACGCTGTACATCTACACGTCCTGGCAATCTCCCGACCTGAGTGTCCGGTTGTTTATCGCTGTCTTGCACGTTGTCGGGGCGCTCGCCGCTGGCGTCATCTACACGAATTTCGATCGAAACTGGCTGTTCCTCTGGGTGTTCGGCCTGTTCGCGTTCACGCACCTCCTGTATGTCTTCCATATCCAGTTTGGAGCGGGTGATACCCCACCACTGGTACTGCCGATGTTCTACGTGCTCGCCGTCAGTTTCTACACGACGCTCAACTTCGCACTCTGGCCGGATCTCTCCACGCCCGAGACGATCGGCACGCACACGGCCCTCGGTGTCGGAATCGCAGGGTGGCTGGCGACCTTCTTGAGTACCTCGCTAGCGCTGTACTCCGAGGGGATCGGACTCTCATTGCTGAGCCATCTGACGTACGTGAACGCGCTGGCACTGCTGTTCGTCGTCACACTGCCAGTGCTGCTATACGTGCATCGGATGGTTGAATTGGCTCGTGGGGGGCTGACGCCATGA
- a CDS encoding DUF998 domain-containing protein, with protein MTRSTAYSQAAGEIHGTALDNRKRAGAFFVALAAQFITVIMLAAAMAPGYDFGGAAISDLGVIAETALVFNISLTIAGLFNLLGGFYFYRTHGKRWLFAIFALAGIGAIGAGVFPLDTGGLHSLFALLAFVFFNVQALGTATRLSGVMRAISILAGGIGLVFVVLMAVGDAGNTAAFGPIGHGGTERMIVYPVMLWLVAFGGSLLGSPDRPVATAHRGE; from the coding sequence ATGACTCGGAGTACCGCGTATAGCCAGGCCGCTGGTGAAATCCATGGAACGGCGTTAGATAACCGGAAACGGGCAGGTGCTTTCTTCGTCGCACTCGCCGCCCAGTTTATAACGGTCATCATGCTTGCAGCAGCGATGGCCCCGGGCTACGACTTCGGTGGGGCTGCCATCAGTGACCTCGGCGTCATCGCCGAGACCGCGCTCGTGTTCAATATCTCGCTCACCATCGCAGGCCTGTTCAACCTCCTCGGCGGGTTCTACTTCTACCGGACCCACGGAAAACGCTGGCTCTTCGCTATCTTCGCACTCGCCGGTATTGGTGCGATCGGCGCCGGCGTCTTCCCGCTCGATACCGGCGGCCTCCACTCGCTGTTCGCGCTCCTCGCATTCGTGTTCTTCAACGTGCAGGCCCTCGGGACTGCGACTCGACTCTCCGGGGTAATGCGTGCGATATCGATACTCGCCGGTGGTATTGGACTCGTGTTCGTCGTGCTCATGGCGGTGGGTGATGCCGGCAATACGGCGGCGTTTGGCCCCATCGGCCACGGGGGGACCGAACGAATGATCGTCTACCCAGTGATGCTCTGGCTGGTAGCCTTCGGTGGCTCCCTGCTCGGGAGTCCTGACCGACCTGTTGCAACCGCACATCGAGGCGAGTGA
- a CDS encoding CPBP family intramembrane glutamic endopeptidase: protein MDSHATPDRGTSESRIHTRKVGLFLALAFGIAWTGAIVLSLVGIELRTFAGLVLVVVVVMWAPAFAAIGTQLRYGESIRKGCGLALGRLRWVGLAWVTPVALVAATIGVGTAFPGVSFTTDYTAYLLELGLPQEQAAETVAQLETVPVPPAVLFVVQGLVAGLTINALAALGEELGWRGLLLTELAPLGFWKFSLFTGAVWGIWHAPIILQGHNFPDAPLAGVFVMTAATIAMTPIYTYLTLRARSVLAATVLHGSFNGLGALSLVYLTGAGNLATAPVGVAGIGAAVFITALCVVHDRIIADERIMTGRPLSPWV, encoded by the coding sequence ATGGATTCTCATGCGACTCCTGACCGGGGAACGAGCGAGTCCAGAATACACACTCGAAAAGTAGGGCTCTTTCTCGCGCTTGCGTTCGGTATCGCCTGGACCGGTGCCATCGTCCTCTCCCTCGTTGGGATTGAACTCAGGACGTTCGCCGGACTCGTGTTGGTGGTCGTGGTGGTCATGTGGGCACCGGCGTTCGCTGCGATCGGAACACAACTCCGGTACGGTGAGTCTATTCGGAAGGGGTGTGGACTCGCTCTGGGACGGCTTCGATGGGTCGGACTCGCGTGGGTAACGCCGGTTGCTCTCGTTGCCGCCACGATAGGTGTCGGAACCGCCTTTCCGGGTGTGTCGTTTACCACGGATTACACAGCGTATCTGCTTGAGTTGGGGTTACCACAGGAACAAGCCGCCGAGACGGTCGCGCAACTGGAAACGGTGCCTGTTCCACCTGCTGTTCTCTTCGTCGTTCAGGGTCTCGTCGCGGGTTTGACGATCAACGCCCTCGCGGCGCTGGGCGAGGAACTCGGATGGCGCGGGCTACTACTCACGGAACTCGCTCCGCTCGGATTCTGGAAATTTTCCCTATTCACAGGCGCGGTCTGGGGCATTTGGCACGCGCCGATCATCCTTCAGGGCCACAACTTTCCCGACGCACCGCTTGCGGGTGTGTTCGTAATGACTGCCGCGACGATTGCGATGACGCCGATCTACACGTACTTGACCCTCCGCGCTCGATCCGTACTCGCTGCGACCGTCCTTCATGGATCGTTCAACGGACTGGGAGCACTGTCGCTGGTCTACCTCACGGGAGCCGGAAACCTCGCAACCGCTCCCGTCGGCGTCGCTGGCATCGGTGCTGCGGTGTTCATTACTGCGCTTTGCGTCGTCCACGACAGAATCATCGCAGACGAACGTATTATGACTGGACGCCCGCTGTCTCCGTGGGTGTGA
- a CDS encoding LppM family (lipo)protein, with amino-acid sequence MREKKIIVPICVVIVVAGIAAVPLSAVAQDGPPAGEAQLFESMKTEYVVTADGEFKTVEIEYELDAETYELMKIGVRSNGYDNVSAAIAANFSEKGEEIVKAEDKRIEGGYVIEIGFGTADPSHYDWNVTTTGDTIAAHKDTPFDPAAVGGLDEYETVVHMPTEIAQTNGEVSNGTTVTWNFSDGPPDNLSVKSAIESDADSGSDTGGDSNSSNSSSDDANDRIPGFGIIGAIAGIATLLALGQRRQ; translated from the coding sequence ATGCGGGAGAAGAAAATAATCGTTCCGATATGTGTCGTTATAGTTGTCGCTGGAATCGCAGCGGTACCGCTGTCAGCAGTCGCTCAGGATGGTCCCCCAGCGGGAGAAGCCCAACTCTTCGAATCGATGAAAACGGAATACGTGGTGACAGCAGATGGGGAATTCAAAACGGTGGAAATAGAGTACGAATTAGATGCCGAAACGTACGAACTCATGAAAATAGGCGTTCGCAGCAACGGCTACGACAACGTATCTGCTGCGATAGCCGCTAATTTCTCTGAAAAGGGAGAAGAAATAGTGAAAGCCGAGGACAAACGGATTGAGGGCGGCTACGTTATCGAAATCGGCTTCGGTACTGCGGACCCGTCCCACTACGATTGGAACGTGACGACAACGGGCGATACGATAGCCGCTCACAAGGACACCCCATTCGATCCCGCTGCAGTAGGCGGGCTTGACGAATACGAAACGGTCGTCCATATGCCCACTGAGATAGCGCAAACGAATGGGGAGGTAAGTAATGGAACGACAGTCACGTGGAATTTTAGCGACGGGCCACCTGATAATTTGTCAGTCAAATCGGCTATAGAATCCGACGCCGATTCAGGGTCCGACACCGGTGGTGATTCGAACTCATCAAACTCGAGTAGTGATGACGCCAACGATAGGATTCCCGGCTTCGGAATTATCGGCGCAATAGCGGGAATAGCCACATTGCTCGCACTCGGCCAGCGACGGCAGTAA
- a CDS encoding type II toxin-antitoxin system VapC family toxin — protein MKIFLDTNVIVAAVTKDTERSETAVRVLNEFDETYTSVLNLMELRSVLTKKKAIERERVEQIEQRISSRATVTFPDASDMVAANQLQNETLLYPMDALILAAADAVDATLVSFDGELREHGAERPQDLV, from the coding sequence ATGAAGATCTTTCTCGATACGAACGTTATCGTCGCGGCGGTCACGAAAGACACGGAACGGTCCGAGACGGCCGTTCGTGTTCTCAACGAGTTCGACGAGACGTACACGTCCGTTCTGAATCTCATGGAGCTTCGGAGCGTTCTGACGAAAAAGAAAGCCATCGAACGTGAACGCGTCGAACAGATCGAGCAGCGGATCAGTTCCCGAGCTACCGTGACGTTCCCCGACGCCTCAGACATGGTCGCCGCCAATCAGCTACAGAACGAAACACTTCTCTACCCGATGGATGCTCTCATCCTTGCTGCAGCCGATGCCGTCGACGCCACTCTCGTTTCGTTCGATGGTGAACTGAGAGAGCACGGTGCAGAGCGACCGCAAGATCTCGTCTGA
- a CDS encoding AAA family ATPase gives MATIEIDDVQLAYGDVTALDGLSMRFDPGFNVVLGPNGSGKTTLFRVGAGNEEGHAYECSVGIASQLSKSRS, from the coding sequence ATGGCTACGATCGAAATCGACGACGTTCAACTCGCTTACGGCGACGTGACGGCACTGGACGGACTCTCAATGAGATTTGATCCGGGGTTCAACGTCGTTCTAGGGCCGAACGGATCGGGCAAAACGACGCTGTTCCGCGTCGGAGCCGGCAACGAGGAAGGACATGCATATGAGTGCTCGGTAGGCATCGCGTCGCAATTGTCGAAGTCCCGGTCGTGA